Proteins from a genomic interval of Danio rerio strain Tuebingen ecotype United States chromosome 4, GRCz12tu, whole genome shotgun sequence:
- the LOC110439492 gene encoding uncharacterized protein isoform X2 — MAFIKEESEDVKIEETFRVKQEDPQEQTDLMVLKEETHQWNEMEEKQQEITTDEKPTLTKKTSSRGRPRKSKSGCNFSCKRCRKSFSQRSNLDVHMRVHTGEKPYTCKQCGKSFYTIGNLTVHMRIHTGERPYACQKYGKSFYTTGNLAAHMRIHTGEEPYSCLQCGKSYKQNGNLEVHMRTHTGERSFICTQCGKGFSQKQNLKIHMRIHTGEKPYTCTECGKSFRCKNTLDHHMISHTGEKPFACAHCGKSFTTKASLMNHTNGHTGTTCDQCGKSLTCKDSIKQHMKIHSGERFRCSECGKGFKHKRSLINHMKLHNGEQK, encoded by the coding sequence acctgatggtgctgaaagaagagactcatcAATGGAATGAAATGGAAGAGAAACAACAAGAAATAACGACTGAcgaaaaacccacactgactaaaaagacttcatcacgtggaagacctcggaaatccaaatctgggtgtaatttcagctgtaaacggtgtagaaagagtttcagtcaaaggtcaaaccttgatgttcacatgagagttcacacaggggagaaaccttacacctgcaaacagtgtggaaaaagcttctatactataggaaacttaacagtgcacatgagaattcacactggagagaggccgtacgcATGCCAAAAGTATGGGAAAAGCTTCTATACTACAGGAAACTTGGCagcgcacatgagaattcacactggggaggaGCCTTACTCTTGCctccagtgtggaaagagttataAGCAAAATGGCAACCTTGAagtccacatgagaactcacactggagagagaagctttatttgcacacagtgtgggaaaggtttttctcaaaaacaaaaccttaaaatccacatgaggattcacactggagagaaaccttacacatgcacagagtgtggtaaaagtttcagatgtaaaaacacactcgatcaccacatgataagtcacactggagagaagccgtttgcatgtgctcattgtggaaagagcttcacaaccaaagctAGCCTCATGAATCACAcgaatggtcacactggaaccacatgtgatcagtgtggaaagagtctcacatGCAAAGACTCCATAAAGCAACACATGAAGATTCACTCAGGCGAGCGTTTtcgatgcagtgagtgtggaaagggctttaaacataaaagaagcctcatcaatcacatgaagcttcacaatggagagcaaAAATGA